One Microbacter margulisiae genomic window carries:
- a CDS encoding four helix bundle protein, which yields MMTNLAFKEQMNNRLKRFALEIIKLYQSLPSTGEATVIGKQVLRPGTSIAANYRVACQSRSGKEFYSKLSIVVEEADETLFWLELLAEAGIVSMERLAMIMQESVEIVKIMATARKNFTRSTGK from the coding sequence ATGATGACAAACCTTGCATTTAAAGAACAAATGAACAATAGGTTGAAACGGTTTGCACTTGAGATTATCAAATTATATCAATCATTACCTTCTACGGGGGAAGCGACAGTGATTGGAAAACAGGTATTACGACCGGGGACTTCCATAGCTGCTAATTATAGGGTAGCTTGCCAATCTCGTTCAGGGAAAGAATTTTATAGTAAACTGTCAATTGTAGTCGAAGAAGCTGATGAGACTTTGTTTTGGCTGGAATTATTAGCTGAAGCCGGAATCGTTTCGATGGAACGTTTAGCGATGATTATGCAGGAATCAGTCGAAATTGTAAAGATTATGGCAACAGCCCGTAAAAATTTTACCCGGTCTACCGGTAAATGA
- the cas2 gene encoding CRISPR-associated endonuclease Cas2: MYVILVYDVGEKRVGKMLRLCRKYLNWIQNSVFEGEITEVKLHELKIKAGDIMHEEEDSLIIFKSRNEKWLDKEIIGKERSSVETFL, encoded by the coding sequence ATGTATGTCATTTTAGTATATGATGTTGGTGAAAAGCGGGTGGGCAAGATGCTGAGGCTATGCCGGAAATATCTTAACTGGATACAGAACTCGGTGTTCGAGGGCGAAATTACTGAAGTGAAGCTACATGAATTGAAAATAAAGGCGGGCGATATCATGCATGAAGAAGAGGATAGCCTGATTATTTTTAAAAGCCGAAATGAAAAATGGCTTGACAAGGAAATTATTGGGAAAGAGCGCAGTAGCGTAGAAACTTTTTTATAG
- a CDS encoding GxxExxY protein yields MKYADITEKIIKYAFKVHNILGNGFQEVIYQRALEIDLQGSDLEFSREFEMPIFYEGAQIGTRRVDFLVEKIISVELKAVIHLESVHLAQAMNYLEAYNLEVGLLINFGANSLEFKRLTNKKYKTNA; encoded by the coding sequence ATGAAGTATGCCGATATCACCGAGAAGATTATTAAATATGCCTTCAAGGTGCATAATATACTGGGAAATGGCTTTCAAGAGGTCATTTATCAACGTGCCTTAGAAATTGATTTGCAGGGTTCAGATCTTGAATTTTCGCGTGAATTTGAAATGCCTATCTTTTACGAAGGTGCTCAGATAGGTACGCGCAGAGTTGATTTTCTGGTTGAAAAAATCATCAGCGTAGAGTTGAAAGCTGTGATTCACTTAGAGAGTGTGCATTTGGCGCAAGCGATGAACTACTTGGAGGCCTATAATTTAGAGGTAGGCTTATTAATCAACTTTGGAGCAAACAGCCTGGAATTTAAGAGACTGACAAATAAAAAATACAAAACCAATGCCTGA
- the cas1b gene encoding type I-B CRISPR-associated endonuclease Cas1b encodes MKKTYYLFNPGHLERKDNTLKFTPVEEDGNGLPQEGQARYLPVENISDLYVFGSLTAKSSLYNFLGQNDIAVHFFDYYENYTGSFMPKDSLLSGRMLLAQTAHYQDKKQRVVIARKFIEGAAFNMVKNLKYYDKRGRDMEPLVDTIEGYASSIPAVTGVDELMGLEGNIRQVYYDAFELIINDFTMGNRTKQPPNNEVNALISFGNMMCYSQCLRAIHQTQLNPTISYLHTPGERRYSLALDVAEIFKPILVDRVIFKVLNKKEIQKKHFDTKLNRCLLNEQGKKIFVKAFEERLTETIKHRTLNRDVSYKQLMKLECYKLSKHLLGMEEYKPFKMWW; translated from the coding sequence ATGAAGAAAACCTACTATCTTTTTAATCCCGGCCATTTGGAACGAAAGGACAATACGCTGAAGTTTACACCAGTGGAGGAAGACGGCAACGGGCTTCCGCAGGAAGGACAGGCACGGTATCTGCCGGTGGAAAACATCAGCGATTTGTATGTATTTGGTTCGCTGACGGCGAAAAGTTCACTGTATAACTTTTTGGGACAAAATGATATCGCGGTGCACTTCTTCGATTACTACGAGAACTACACCGGATCGTTTATGCCAAAAGATTCTCTGTTGTCTGGACGTATGTTACTGGCACAGACCGCGCATTATCAGGATAAAAAACAACGGGTTGTTATAGCGCGCAAGTTCATTGAAGGGGCGGCATTCAACATGGTGAAAAACCTGAAGTATTACGATAAGCGGGGACGGGATATGGAACCGTTGGTTGACACCATCGAAGGATATGCTTCGTCGATTCCTGCCGTGACGGGCGTGGATGAGCTGATGGGACTGGAGGGTAACATCAGGCAGGTGTATTACGATGCATTTGAGTTGATAATTAATGATTTCACGATGGGGAACCGTACCAAGCAACCTCCCAACAACGAAGTCAATGCGTTGATATCGTTTGGAAACATGATGTGCTACAGTCAATGCCTGCGTGCCATTCACCAGACGCAACTCAACCCGACAATCAGCTATCTGCACACGCCGGGGGAACGGCGTTACTCGCTGGCGCTGGATGTGGCGGAGATATTTAAGCCTATCCTTGTGGATAGAGTGATCTTTAAGGTGCTAAATAAGAAAGAGATTCAGAAAAAACATTTTGATACCAAGCTCAACCGTTGCCTGCTGAATGAACAGGGGAAAAAGATTTTTGTGAAAGCCTTTGAAGAGCGTTTAACGGAAACCATTAAGCACCGAACCTTGAATCGTGATGTAAGTTACAAACAACTAATGAAACTGGAGTGCTATAAACTGAGCAAACATCTGCTCGGCATGGAAGAATATAAACCGTTTAAGATGTGGTGGTAA